A portion of the Phycodurus eques isolate BA_2022a chromosome 3, UOR_Pequ_1.1, whole genome shotgun sequence genome contains these proteins:
- the il12b2 gene encoding interleukin-12 subunit beta: protein MRSMWIFGLLFISLMGANGLNYFPKNFVVAKRNDDAFVTLPCGATSKGNEVQWTFRGEEMEYEDNVLKHGPNLRVNEVDGPVLGNYTCWSGGESASIYLLLMVEDDKELDSFLTCRANSYHCMFSCTWNDTTYEAVRLGLGPDCRKGGKSCPWVSSNEQDGRLQFELNHSLSPYAEESTMLTLTAEAIEGHSVLRKTKIFYLRDIIEPDSPQIVKCQEYEQHLSLTVHPPSSWSTPDSFFALEHEVEYMDSDEKIGRVSPSHIPKNIHKLKVRSRDPVVQSKWSQWTNWTNVQGGKRKLLKPQKGVIYCNPKMHSRNVDLCK, encoded by the exons ATG AGATCAATGTGGATATTTGGGCTCCTGTTCATCAGCCTGATGGGAGCAAATGGACTCAACTACTTCCCTaaaaatt TCGTGGTGGCAAAGAGAAACGACGACGCCTTTGTCACATTGCCGTGTGGTGCAACATCCAAGGGAAATGAAGTCCAATGGACGTTCAGAGGTGAGGAGATGGAGTACGAGGACAACGTGCTTAAGCATGGTCCAAATCTACGGGTCAACGAGGTAGACGGTCCTGTGCTGGGAAATTACACTTGCTGGAGCGGAGGAGAGAGCGCGTCCATTTATCTCCTGCTGATGGTCGAGGATGACAAGGAACTTG ATTCCTTCCTGACGTGTCGCGCAAATTCTTACCACTGCATGTTTAGCTGTACGTGGAACGACACTACATACGAGGCTGTGCGCCTTGGACTGGGCCCAGAttg TCGTAAAGGAGGCAAGTCGTGCCCCTGGGTCAGCAGCAACGAACAAGATGGGAGACTCCAATTTGAGCTTAACCACTCGCTCTCCCCCTACGCCGAGGAGAGCACCATGCTGACACTCACGGCTGAGGCCATTGAGGGCCATTCCGTCCTGAGGAAGACCAAGATATTTTATCTTCGAGATATCA TTGAACCAGACAGTCCTCAGATTGTCAAATGTCAAGAGTATGAGCAACATTTGAGCTTGACCGTCCATCCTCCATCCAGCTGGTCTACCCCTGACAGCTTCTTCGCCCTGGAACATGAAGTGGAATATATGGACTCTGATGAAAAG ATCGGACGTGTCTCGCCCTCCCACATACCCAAGAATATCCACAAGCTGAAGGTTCGCTCCCGGGATCCGGTGGTGCAGTCAAAATGGAGCCAATGGACTAACTGGACAAAT GTCCAAGGAGGGAAAAGGAAGCTTCTCAAACCCCAGAAGGGCGTGATATATTGCAATCCAAAGATGCATTCTCGAAACGTGGACCTTTGTAAATGA
- the LOC133399983 gene encoding transcription factor BTF3-like produces the protein MKESIMNQEKLAKLQVQVRIGGKGSARRKKKVVHRTATADDKKLQFSLKKLGVNNISGIEEVNMFTNQGTVIHFNNPKVQASLAANTFSITGHAENKQLTEMLPGILHQLGADSLTSLRRLAETLPNPTGESKAPMVAAEEEDDEVPDLVENFDEASKNEAN, from the exons ATGAAGGAGTCCATAATGAACCAGGAGAAGCTCGCCAAACTGCAGGTGCAGGTCCGCATAGGTGGCAAG GGATCAGCCCGCAGAAAGAAGAAGGTGGTGCACAGAACAGCGACGGCAGATGACAAGAAGCTGCAGTTCTCCCTTAAGAAGCTGGGAGTCAACAATATCTCTGGCATCGAGGAG GTGAATATGTTCACAAACCAGGGAACAGTTATCCACTTCAACAACCCAAAGGTGCAGGCATCCCTGGCGGCCAACACCTTCTCCATTACGGGCCACGCTGAGAACAAACAGCTCACGGAGATGCTCCCGGGAATCCTACACCAGTTGGGAGCGGACAGTCTTACGAGCCTCAGGAGATTAGCAGAGACGCTGCCCAATCCAA CCGGGGAGAGCAAAGCACCCATGGTCGCTGCCGAAGAGGAGGATGACGAAGTTCCTG ATCTTGTCGAGAACTTCGATGAGGCTTCAAAGAACGAGGCCAACTAA
- the hic2 gene encoding hypermethylated in cancer 2 protein: MELPNHAKQLLLQLNQQRAKGFLCDVIIVVENALFRAHKNILAASSIYFKSLVLHDNLINLDTEMVNPSVFRQVLDFIYTGKLLSSTDQSSEQNFSALLTAASYLQLHDLAALCRKKLKRSGAKPLPGKPSTPGPLSRLRLNNQRLSSSTPAGPNNHYHPTPSDTDQPQPDEGLRDKLSDDEMYVGSSGRNGTGGNGSSNGNLSSGGSAGEPDLGLDLTKKSPPSAGTVTDALSPHSNSQESPQSASVSTTNSASLDDSSTTLPSADICSSDATELNCTSKAEDTQHDGPPPQKKYRQGGRKNEWPKKEALGLKSEDHDRPLVNGVIVGPKDGRPGGGSGSSFNSDQTLQCKDEEEGGENGQDHSEESCQSDGESAGGRAGTGRGHQNANYVYRQEGFEPAFGDNLYVCIPCGKGFPSSEQLNAHVETHTEDELYIKEEVGTCVKEEDEEEAEDLSTPVGPSNFSSEARPFKCTVCNKSYKDPATLRQHEKSHWLTRPFPCNICGKMFTQRGTMTRHMRSHLGLKPFACEECGMRFTRQYRLTEHMRVHSGEKPYECQLCGGKFTQQRNLISHLRMHTSPS; encoded by the coding sequence ATGGAACTGCCAAATCATGCCAAACAACTGCTGCTGCAACTTAACCAACAGAGAGCCAAGGGTTTCCTGTGTGATGTCATCATCGTGGTGGAGAATGCGCTTTTCCGTGCCCACAAGAACATCCTGGCGGCGAGCAGCATCTACTTCAAATCTTTGGTCCTCCACGATAACCTCATTAATCTTGACACAGAGATGGTCAATCCCTCTGTGTTCAGGCAAGTTCTGGACTTCATCTACACCGGTAAGCTGCTCTCCTCAACGGACCAGAGCAGTGAGCAGAATTTCAGTGCCCTCTTAACTGCAGCCAGCTACCTCCAGCTCCATGACCTCGCCGCCCTTTGCAGAAAGAAGCTCAAGCGCAGTGGTGCAAAACCCCTACCTGGTAAACCCTCCACTCCTGGTCCCCTGAGCCGCTTACGCCTCAATAACCAGCGCCTTTCATCTTCCACGCCTGCTGGGCCCAACAACCACTATCATCCCACCCCTTCAGACACCGACCAGCCACAGCCAGACGAAGGCCTTCGGGACAAGCTCTCGGATGACGAAATGTATGTCGGCAGCTCCGGAAGGAACGGCACCGGCGGGAACGGCAGCAGTAACGGTAACCTCAGCAGCGGAGGAAGTGCGGGCGAGCCCGATCTCGGGCTAGACCTGACCAAAAAGAGCCCTCCCTCGGCGGGCACAGTCACAGATGCCCTGAGCCCCCACAGCAACTCCCAAGAATCCCCTCAATCTGCCTCAGTATCCACAACCAACAGTGCCTCACTGGATGACTCCTCGACCACCCTCCCCAGTGCTGATATTTGCAGCTCAGACGCCACTGAGCTGAACTGCACCTCTAAAGCCGAGGACACGCAGCACGACGGACCCCCGCCTCAAAAGAAGTATCGTCAAGGTGGGCGCAAGAATGAATGGCCCAAGAAGGAGGCGTTGGGCTTGAAGTCTGAAGATCACGACAGGCCTCTGGTTAATGGGGTGATAGTGGGGCCGAAAGATGGTCGACCCGGCGGAGGCAGTGGTAGCAGCTTCAACTCTGACCAGACCCTCCAGTGCAAAGATGAGGAAGAGGGAGGAGAGAACGGCCAGGACCACAGCGAAGAGAGCTGTCAGAGCGACGGAGAGAGTGCAGGGGGCAGAGCAGGAACAGGCCGGGGGCACCAGAACGCCAACTATGTGTACCGCCAGGAAGGTTTCGAACCAGCATTTGGAGACAACCTCTACGTGTGCATTCCCTGTGGAAAAGGCTTCCCTAGCTCGGAGCAACTCAACGCTCACGTGGAGACGCACACGGAGGATGAGCTGTACATCAAAGAAGAAGTGGGGACTTGCGtaaaagaggaagatgaggaggaggccGAGGACCTCTCCACCCCCGTGGGCCCCTCCAACTTCAGCTCGGAGGCCCGCCCCTTCAAGTGTACCGTTTGCAATAAGAGCTACAAGGACCCAGCGACGTTGCGCCAACACGAGAAGAGTCACTGGCTCACCCGGCCCTTCCCTTGCAATATCTGCGGCAAAATGTTCACCCAGCGGGGCACCATGACGCGCCACATGCGCAGCCACCTCGGCCTCAAGCCCTTCGCCTGCGAAGAGTGCGGCATGCGCTTCACCCGCCAGTACCGCCTGACGGAGCACATGCGCGTGCACTCCGGGGAGAAGCCGTACGAATGCCAGCTGTGCGGCGGGAAGTTCACCCAACAGCGCAACCTCATCAGTCACCTGAGAATGCACACCTCGCCCTCCTAG